The Buchnera aphidicola (Brachycaudus cardui) genomic sequence AAAAAATAAAGACCAAAAAAAGTTAATTTTATGCCAATAAACATTCGAAATATTTATATCTTTTTCTAAAAACCTTTGTATTATTGGTTTTTTTGTTAAAAATTGACTAGATAATAATATTACAGAAAAAATTATATAAATGATTGTTATTTTCCATTTAATAAATTGACTGTTATGAAAAAATATCGTAAGAGAGCCTAAAAAAGCAATAACGAAAAAACTAAATAAATTAATTTTATCTATTTCATGATAAAGAAACCAATGCAGAATACATATTAAACCTGATATTATAATTAAAGCACCAGAAGCTATAAAAATATCGTAAAACTGATAAAATATAAAGAATATAAACATTGGTAAAATATTTAATATTTGTTTCATAATATAAATCCAAACAAACTTGTAATTTTTAAGAGCGTAAAAAAATCATATAAAATCGAAATAAGTATATAATTAAAATAGAATATAGTATATTTACACTAATATTTAGTATTAAAAAAATAATATTTTTATTCATAAAATGAATATTAGAAAGTATTATTGTTAAAATAAATTTTCCAAATAGAAAAAATAGCACACCTGGTCCGATTATTTTTATATTTTTATAAGCAATATTTGCACTAAGACGTATAGAATCCATAAAACTATGTTGTTTAAAAGAAAAAATAATTGGTGATAAAGAGAGTAAGATTGATAGTAATATCCCTGGAATAATTAATAGCATAAAACCTAATTGTGTAATAAACGTAGTTATGCAGTTTAGTATAAATAAACTAGGTAAAAATGCAGATAAGGAATATATTGAATATATAAAAGATTCTTTTTTATTATTAGATAAATTAGAAATTAAAGTAATAATGCTGCCTAATAATAATGTTTTACTCATTAACAATTCAATAATTTTAAAAATAGAATATTTTAATAATTCATATTTTTCTTTTAAATTCATATTATTAATTAATTCTAATAATGAATTGGTATTAATAAATTTGTTATTTTCCATTATAGATATAATATGCATATCTGGTTTAATAAACATATCTATTAATATACTAATAAAAGTAATAAAAATAGATATAAAAAAAATACTTCCTACTTGTTTAGAAAAAAAATGATGCGTATCATGACGTAATTCATTTACTGTAACTAGCATATGTATACTCCTTATAAAAATTTACTTTATATGATCTAAAGATTATACATATTATTTCAGAGAAGCATATTTTTTAAAATATAAAAAAATATCTTTTATACAAAAATTATACTAATCTAGTAGCAATTTTTAATTTTTTAGTAAAATTTTTTATTATACTAATCATTTTATCTTCTTGAGTTAAATAAGTTTCAATAATATTAATAATTGCTGAACCACATATAATACCAGAAATACCTAATGACATAGCTTTTTTAACTTGTTTAGTATTTGAAATACCAAAACCTTGTAATAAAGGAATCGAATTATATGTTTTTATTTTTTTTACAAATTGAGTTGATAATGATAAATCTTTATTTTCTACCCCTGTTACTCCAGATCGAGATAATAGATAAATATATCCTTTTGCATATAAAGAAATCTTAGATAATAAATTATCATCTGCATCTGGAGGGCATATAAAAATTGAATTAATATTATATTTATTTGCAGTTTCATAAAAAGTTTTTGATTCTTCAATCGGAACATCTGCGATTAGTACAGAATCTATACCAGCATTAAAACATTGAAAATAAAAATTATCAATACTTTGATTATATATAAGATTAGCATATATTAAAACTCCAATAGGAATTTTTGGATATTTTTTGCGTAATCTTTTTAATGCTTGAAAATATTGAGAAAAAGTGTTATTTTTTGATAAAGCTCTTGCATTTGCTTTTTGAATTGTTGGTCCATCAGCTAATGGATCTGAAAAAGGAATTCCAAGTTCTAATGAATCTGCTCCATTATTTATTAAAATATCAATTATCTTTAGTGATTGTTCTAAAGAAGGATCTCCTAGAACTACAAAAGGAACTAAACATCCTTCTTTCAAAAAAGATAATCGTTCAAACATATTTTGATATCGATTCATTATTTATTCCCTTTTTTTAAAATATCGTGCATAGTAAAAATATCTTTATCACCACGACCAGAAAGGTTAACAATTAAAATCTGTTCTTTTTTAGGATTTTCATTCATTAATTTTAATGCATAGGCTAATGCATGTGAAGATTCTAACGCAGGTATTATACCTTCTTTTTTACATAAAATTTGGAATGCAGTGATAGCTTCTTTATCAGTGATCGATACATATTGAGCACGATTTATACTATTTAGCCAAGCATGCTCAGGACCAACAGATGGAAAATCTAATCCTGCTGAAATCGACCAAGATTCTTGAATTTGACCTTCTTTATTCTGCATTAAATGAGATTTCATACCAAAAAAAATACCAGTTCTTCCATATTTTAATGGTGCTCCGTGTTTTCCTGTGTTTATACCTTTCCCTCCTGGTTCTACTCCAATTAATGATACTTTATCATCTATAAAGTCTGAAAAAATTCCAATAGCGTTAGAACCTCCTCCAACACAAGCAATAATAGAATCTGGAAGTTTTTTTTCCCGTTCTAAAATTTGTTTTTTTGTTTCTTGTCCAATCACTCTTTGAAATTCACGAACCATAGTAGGATAAGGATGTGGTCCAGCTGCAGTACCAATCATGTAATGTGATGTTTTATAACTAGCAGACCAATCACGTAAAGCTTCGTTACATGCATCTTTTAATGTACCAGAACCATTTTTTACTGATATCACTTCTGCACCCATTAATTGCATGCGAAATACATTAGGATGTTGTCTTTTCATATCTTTTTCACCCATGTAAATTCTACATTTTAAATTTAATAGTGCACAAGCAATTGCTGTCGCTACACCATGTTGTCCAGCACCAGTTTCAGCAATAATTTCTTTTTTTTTCATTCTAAGAGCTAACATAGCTTGTCCTAAAACTTGATTCGTTTTATGTGCACCACCATGTAATAAATCTTCTCTTTTAAGATAAATACGCGTTTTTGTATCTTTAGTTAAATTATTACATAAAGTTAGAGCAGTAGGTCTTCCTGCATAATTTTTTAATAAATTATGTAATTCTTTTTGAAAAAACTTGTCTTTTTGTGCATCAAAAAAATATCTTTCTAGTTCAAGTAAAGCTGGCATTAATATTTGAGGAACATACATACCACCAAATTTACCAAAATAAGGATTAAGTAAAGTCATGTAATTTTTTCCTATTTTTATTTTATAAAATCATTTGATAATCTCTTAGTTTTTGAAATACTAATTTTATTTTTTTATGATCTTTAACACCAGGAGATATTTCTATACCAGAATTAAAATCTAATCCTGAGCAGTTTAATTTAGAAGCTGCTACACAATTTTCTGAATTAATTCCTCCAGCTAAAATAACATTATCGAAAATATGATTATTAAGTATAGACCAATTAAAAGATGTATTACTTCCTCCAAAAGAAGAATCAAATAAATAGTGATTTACATGATCCCAATTAAGATCTGGTAATCTTGATTGAATAGAAAAAGCTTTCCAAATTTTAATATTTTTAGATAAAATTTTTCTTAGTCTGCTAATGTAGCATGCATCTTCTTCACCATGTAATTGCACTGCATATAAATTGATTTCTTCAGCAATATTAGCAACAATGTTTATATTTTCATTTTGAAATACTCCTATATGTCTTAATTTACTATTAATTATAATATTTTTTACTATTTTTTTAGTAATATTTCGAGATGAATTTTTGACAAAAATAAATCCGCCATAAATAGCTCCATATTTTTCGACTATTTTGATATCAGAATTACGAGTTAATCCGCAAACTTTATTATTACCCATAATTATCGAACGTACAGCTATGTCTAAATTTTTTTTTGACATTAAATGAGAGCCGATTAAAAAACCATTAACAAATTTACTTAATTCTTTTATTTGACGATATTTTTCTATACCTGATTCACTAATGATTATTATATTTTTTTTAATTAATTGAGATAATATACGAGTACGATTTAAATCAATGGATAAATCATGTAGATTTCGATTATTAATACCGATAATATCAGCATTTAAATGAAAAGCACGTTTTAATTCTGTAAGATTATTGACTTCAGTTAATACACCCATATTTAATTTTTTTGCTATTGTATATAATTCGGTATATTGTCTATCGTTTAAAACTGATAACATTAATAAAATAGCATCTGCTTTATAATATCTAGCTAAATATACCTGATAAGGATCAATAAAAAAATCTTTACATAAAATTGGTTGAGATACACATTTTCGAACTATATTTATAAATTCTAAATTTCCATCAAAATATTTTTCATCCGTTAATACTGAAATAGCAGAAGCGTATTTTTTATAAACATTAGCAATTTGTACTAAATTAAAATCATTTCTAATAATTCCTAAAGAAGGAGATTTTTTTTTGCATTCTAATATAAAGAAAGGTTTTTTTTTCTTCAATGAATGATTAAAATTACGTGTATTAGTACTAACATTATATTGAAAACTAATTAAAGGTTGCTTGATTTTTCTAGAATTAATCCAATTATATTTATCTTTTATAATTTTATTTAGTATTGTCTCTTCCATTATTTTCCTTCTTTTAGCATATTAGCAACATTAATTATATGATTATAAACATCTCCACTACGAATTTTATTTAATGCCAATTGAGTGTTTTTTTTTAAATCTTCATATCCAAATATTTTTAATAACATTGCTACGTTTACTGCTATTAATTCTTCATGTAATCTATTACCTTTTCCTTGCATTGTTTGATTAATAATATGATAATTTTCTTCTGATGATATTTCTAGAGATAGATTTTCAGAATGCATTTCTAAACCAAAATCTTGTGGTCGTAATTCATATGAAAAAATATGTTTATTACATAATTCAGAAACATATGTTATACCATGCAATGTAACTTCATCAGTATTATTACCATGTAAAACAATACCTCTTTTATATTTAAGATTTTTTAGTATGTTAATGACAGGATGTATTAGTTTTTTATGGTAAACACCAATAACAGATAGAAGAGGTTTTGCAGGATTAAGAAAAGGTCCTAATAGATTAAAAATAGTTTTAGTTTTTAAAATTTTACGAACATTATTAGAATATTTAAAGCCATTATGATATTTAGGTGCAAATAAAAAACAAATATTTAATTGATCTAAAGTTTTTCGAGATATTTTTGGAGATGCATCTAAATTAATATTAAATTTTTTTAAAAGATCAGATGAACCAGATTTACTGGAAATGCCTTGGTTACAATGCTTGATAATTTTAACACCACAGGTAGCAGCAACAAAAGCACTTGCAGTTGAAATATTAATAGTATTTTTAATATCTCCACCTGTACCTACTATATCAGAAAAAATATATTCAGGTCTTGGAAAAAATTTCATTTTTTCTGAAAATGCATAGATTGCTCCTGTTATTTCTTCTATTGATTCACCTCGCATTCGCATTGGTATTAATATCGATGCTAGTTGTATATCTGTAATTTTTCCAGAAGCAACTAATTTGAATAGTTGATAACTTTCTTTTTGACTTAGGAAATTTGATTCATAAATTTTATTTAAAATATTTTGCATTTATTACCTGTATTTTTACCGTAAATATTTATTTTATTTAAAATATTTTGCATTTTTAAATTTCCACAATAATCTATTGATGTAAATAATTCAATTTAAATTTAATAAACTTTTTTATGTTTTTTACAATGACTTTTAAACTAAAAAATAAAATATAAATATTATTATCAAATATTTTAAACGTAATATTGCTTTTGAGGTTTTTATAAAAATGAATAAATTAATAATAATTACATTATTTTCTTTAGTATCTATTACTTGGGGGACAACTTGGATTGCCATGAAAATTGCAATAGAAACTATTCCTCCTTTTTTTGCTACTGGTATGCGTTTTTTAATAGCTTCTCCTTTGTTAATTATACTTGCTTATTATACAAAAACTCCTCTTTTATTTCCATATGGAAAAAGATTATTTCAATTAATGATTGCAATCTTTTATTTTTCTATACCATTTACATTAATGTTATATGGAGGTATTTATGTTAGTTCTTCGATTGCTTCGATTATATTTGCAAATATGCCTGTAGCTGTATTAACAGTGTCTTTTTTATATTTTAAAAAAAAACTATTTTTCACTCAAAAAATTGGAGTAATAATTTCTTTAATTACATTGTTTATTGTTTTATTTATAGAGTTGGAATCAAATTGTTTTCTACAATGGAAAGGAATTTTAGCTTTACTTTTTGCTTTATTTAGTCATGCTATGATTTATGCTGAATGTCAAAATAAATGTTGCAATGTATCTGTAATTACTTTTAATGCGTTACCATCATTGTTTTCTGGAATACTTTTATCTACTATATCGTGGTTTTTAGAAAATCCTCATATTGATACTTTTTCTCATAAATCTATTTTAGCTGTAATTTATCTCGGAGATTTTTCTGGAATTTTCGGAATTTTAGCTTATTTTTATTTACAACAAAAAGTAAGTGCATTTTATGCATCTACTGTTTTTTTAATTTTTCCACTAATTGCAGGATTTTTAGAAAGTTATATATATAAAAATACAATTCTATTATGTGAAATATGGTTTATTATTCCCTTAATTATAGGAATATTTTTAACTTTAATTCCAGTTCAACATTTTCAAAAATATAAAATAAATGATTAAAATATATAAAGGCTATTGAAAAATGACTGAAAAAATACAAAAAATATTATCTCATTTTGGCTATGGTTCACGTCGAAGTATTGAAAAAATGATTAAATCTGGATTTATATCAATCAATGAAAAAAAAGTAGTAATTGGTCAACGTTTAGCTGAAAACAGTATTGATAAAATTAGAATTCTAGGAAAAGCAATATCTATAAAAAAAATAAATTTTCAAACTAAAATATTAATATACAACAAACCTGAAGGAGAAATTTGTACTAGAAATGATTTTCAAAAACGTCCAACTGTATTTGATAAATTGCCATTATTAAGTATGAATAGATGGATTAGTATTGGAAGATTAGATATTAATACTCAAGGGCTATTATTATTTACAAATAATGGAATATTAGCTAATCAACTAATGCATCCTCAAAAGCAAATAGAACGAGAATACTATATGCGTATTTTTGGAAAAATTAATAAAAATACAATGAATATTTTAAAAAATGGAGTTAGAATTAAAAATGGTTATACTGCATTTAAAAGAATAGAACCCCTACGTACTAAAGAATCAGGTAAAAATATATGGTTTAAGGGTGTTTTATGTGAGGGTAAAAACCGTGAAATTAGATCTATGTGGCAAACAGTACAATGTAAAGTAAGTAGATTAATTAGAATACGATATGGAAATATTATTTTACCTAAAAATTTAAAATTAGGACATTGGAAAAAATTAAATTCGATTTCACTAAACAATTTATATAGTTTAATATCGTTTAAAGAATACTGAAACAGTATATATTTTTAATAAAAAAATTATTGTTATATTTATATAAAAAAATCATTTTTTTATATATTTCAAAAAAGGTTGATTGTGTGAATTTACTTACAAATTATGAATTATTTTTAGCAAAAATTATTACTATACTTATTTTTATTGCTTCCATTATAGCATTTTTTTGCTTAATA encodes the following:
- a CDS encoding septation protein A, producing the protein MKQILNILPMFIFFIFYQFYDIFIASGALIIISGLICILHWFLYHEIDKINLFSFFVIAFLGSLTIFFHNSQFIKWKITIIYIIFSVILLSSQFLTKKPIIQRFLEKDINISNVYWHKINFFWSLFFLFCSLLNIYIAFWCSEKTWVNFKVFGFTSLTFFLILITGIYINCKTSKEK
- a CDS encoding YciC family protein yields the protein MLVTVNELRHDTHHFFSKQVGSIFFISIFITFISILIDMFIKPDMHIISIMENNKFINTNSLLELINNMNLKEKYELLKYSIFKIIELLMSKTLLLGSIITLISNLSNNKKESFIYSIYSLSAFLPSLFILNCITTFITQLGFMLLIIPGILLSILLSLSPIIFSFKQHSFMDSIRLSANIAYKNIKIIGPGVLFFLFGKFILTIILSNIHFMNKNIIFLILNISVNILYSILIIYLFRFYMIFLRS
- the trpA gene encoding tryptophan synthase subunit alpha, producing MNRYQNMFERLSFLKEGCLVPFVVLGDPSLEQSLKIIDILINNGADSLELGIPFSDPLADGPTIQKANARALSKNNTFSQYFQALKRLRKKYPKIPIGVLIYANLIYNQSIDNFYFQCFNAGIDSVLIADVPIEESKTFYETANKYNINSIFICPPDADDNLLSKISLYAKGYIYLLSRSGVTGVENKDLSLSTQFVKKIKTYNSIPLLQGFGISNTKQVKKAMSLGISGIICGSAIINIIETYLTQEDKMISIIKNFTKKLKIATRLV
- the trpB gene encoding tryptophan synthase subunit beta, translated to MTLLNPYFGKFGGMYVPQILMPALLELERYFFDAQKDKFFQKELHNLLKNYAGRPTALTLCNNLTKDTKTRIYLKREDLLHGGAHKTNQVLGQAMLALRMKKKEIIAETGAGQHGVATAIACALLNLKCRIYMGEKDMKRQHPNVFRMQLMGAEVISVKNGSGTLKDACNEALRDWSASYKTSHYMIGTAAGPHPYPTMVREFQRVIGQETKKQILEREKKLPDSIIACVGGGSNAIGIFSDFIDDKVSLIGVEPGGKGINTGKHGAPLKYGRTGIFFGMKSHLMQNKEGQIQESWSISAGLDFPSVGPEHAWLNSINRAQYVSITDKEAITAFQILCKKEGIIPALESSHALAYALKLMNENPKKEQILIVNLSGRGDKDIFTMHDILKKGNK
- the trpCF gene encoding bifunctional indole-3-glycerol-phosphate synthase TrpC/phosphoribosylanthranilate isomerase TrpF — protein: MEETILNKIIKDKYNWINSRKIKQPLISFQYNVSTNTRNFNHSLKKKKPFFILECKKKSPSLGIIRNDFNLVQIANVYKKYASAISVLTDEKYFDGNLEFINIVRKCVSQPILCKDFFIDPYQVYLARYYKADAILLMLSVLNDRQYTELYTIAKKLNMGVLTEVNNLTELKRAFHLNADIIGINNRNLHDLSIDLNRTRILSQLIKKNIIIISESGIEKYRQIKELSKFVNGFLIGSHLMSKKNLDIAVRSIIMGNNKVCGLTRNSDIKIVEKYGAIYGGFIFVKNSSRNITKKIVKNIIINSKLRHIGVFQNENINIVANIAEEINLYAVQLHGEEDACYISRLRKILSKNIKIWKAFSIQSRLPDLNWDHVNHYLFDSSFGGSNTSFNWSILNNHIFDNVILAGGINSENCVAASKLNCSGLDFNSGIEISPGVKDHKKIKLVFQKLRDYQMIL
- a CDS encoding DMT family transporter gives rise to the protein MNKLIIITLFSLVSITWGTTWIAMKIAIETIPPFFATGMRFLIASPLLIILAYYTKTPLLFPYGKRLFQLMIAIFYFSIPFTLMLYGGIYVSSSIASIIFANMPVAVLTVSFLYFKKKLFFTQKIGVIISLITLFIVLFIELESNCFLQWKGILALLFALFSHAMIYAECQNKCCNVSVITFNALPSLFSGILLSTISWFLENPHIDTFSHKSILAVIYLGDFSGIFGILAYFYLQQKVSAFYASTVFLIFPLIAGFLESYIYKNTILLCEIWFIIPLIIGIFLTLIPVQHFQKYKIND
- a CDS encoding pseudouridine synthase gives rise to the protein MTEKIQKILSHFGYGSRRSIEKMIKSGFISINEKKVVIGQRLAENSIDKIRILGKAISIKKINFQTKILIYNKPEGEICTRNDFQKRPTVFDKLPLLSMNRWISIGRLDINTQGLLLFTNNGILANQLMHPQKQIEREYYMRIFGKINKNTMNILKNGVRIKNGYTAFKRIEPLRTKESGKNIWFKGVLCEGKNREIRSMWQTVQCKVSRLIRIRYGNIILPKNLKLGHWKKLNSISLNNLYSLISFKEY